The DNA window CAGAAAAAAGAAGATTCGATAATGATCGAAATCTTTGCTCGGTGCAACGGACCTGCTATCAGGACACCCTGTTGGTGTATAATCAGTCTGTCGGGAAGACGCGGAGCACGTCTGACTGGGTCAGGATCCCGACCGGACTCCCGTTCTCGACGACGATCAGACGGCCGATCTCCCGCTCCTTGAACCGCTTCACCACCTCGAAGAGGCGAACCCCGCCGTCGGCTTCGATCACGTCGGGGGTCATCACCGTCGAGACGGGTGCACTGACCGGCAATCCCTCGTCGATCGCCCGGACGATGTCAGAGATCGTAACGATTCCTTTCATCGCCTCGTCGTCCATCACCGGAGCCCCGTGGATGTTTCTGGTATGGAAGAGATGGATCGCTTCGCTGATCGTCGCACTGGTGGCGAGCGTCAGGAGCGGTGTCGACATGTAGCAGCGGATCGGCAGCTTTGGAAGTGAGATCATCTCTGAGATCGAGATGATCAACCCCTGGTCGACCTCATCCTTCCCAAAGACCTCGCCCCGCACAAAGAGTTTGTTCACCGGCGTCGGGCCGATGGCCACCTGGTCGCCGATATCAAACCCCTTCACCGATCCGATCACCTTCACCACCGCATGGCAGACATCCGGGTGGCAGAGGGTGGTGAAGTCGATCTCGGTCGCCGAGACGCCAGGGAGTTCCTCTCCCCGCCGGGTGATCCGGACCTTGGCCTCACCGTCTGCAACCGATATGCTCAGTTCCTTGTAGGCGCGGGCGGTCGGGTTGTACCCCCCTTTGGGCCCTGGCACCCCGTCGACCAGTTCGAGTGCCTTCAAGGCCTGCATCTGATTTCTGATCGTGCCCGGGTTCCGCTTGATCACCTCAGCGATCTCCTCACCCTTGATCGGGTGCGAGTGCTGGTGATAGAGGGTGATCAGGGTGATCAGGATGTCCTTCTGGATGAGCGAAAGATCCATAATGATTAATCATACGGTTATCTTAAATAGGTTGGCGCACCGGCCATTCTCTGTTCAGAGCAGGGTCAGCCAGGCCCAGGCTCCCGTGGCTGCGCACCCGAGCAGAAATCCGAGGATCGTGCCGCCGTTCAGGGGTGGCAGCCCGGCCTGGGGCTTTCCGGTGTTCACGAACCAGAGGAGGACTGCGAGTCCAACGACGGACCCTGCCATCGCTCCGAGCGCAGGGAGGTTCAACCCGAGCGGTAACGTGGCTGGGAGGAAGACCGCGGCTGAGACGACCAGGATCGAGGGCATGATCAGATCTCCCATCCCGATGATGAAGGCCCCGCGCTCCCCGTCCCCGCCGAGGTCCCCGACCCCATCTCTGATAAACGAGTAATCCCGTTTCTTGGGGACCACGAAGAGGATCGGGGTCTTGAGACCGATGACCCCCTCGGCCAGGGCGATCATATGCTTGGTCCGGTAGACCGAGATCGCATCGTAGACAGCCAGCAGCAACAACAGCAGGAGCACCGGCAACAGACCGAGCGAGACACCGAATATCGCCGCGACGCCGGCCCCAAGCAGCAGCCCGAGTCCGTCGATCACGTACCATTCGGGATACCGGTACAGCAGCAGCGAGGCCAGGGCTCCGAGGAGGACGGCCAGTCCAAGGCCGAGGAGCGGGTCCGACAGCAGAGGAAAGACGAGGGCCTGGAAGATGTACACGAACGTCAGCCAGATCGAGAGGCCGATCACGGCGGAGATCAGTTTGAGGTGGTTGGCCCTGATCAGCACCAGCAGAAAGAGCGTGAAGGCCAGCATGATCACGATGAAGATCACCGGATCCGTGAGTGAGGTCGGGTCTTCGAATGCAGTGATCCCTGCGCTCTTCATCAGCGGGGCGAAGAGTACGGCCCCGGTCTCTACGATCAGCAGCATCAGCAGGATACCGAAGAATGGGATCAGGTTGGTCAGCTTCATGGATAGGTAACTTAAAATATACACCGCCATTACCTAAAAGTATGGATATACGCGAATCTCTTCTTGATATCATTCTGACCATTGTACTGGTCATTTCAACCCTGGTGCTGGTCTTCCGGCTCTGGCAGGATGTGACGATCGCGGTCGCTGCCACGCTGATGATGCTCGCCCTGGGCGGGCTTTTCCTCTCGTTCGGGGCCAAAATCTCCATCCTCGACAATACCCTGATCGTGCGCGAACGGTCGATGCGGCTGAACCTTGAGGAGACCTCTCTGATGATGAGCGAGAAGTACGAGACGACTGTGGCGCAGATCGATGCGATCATCCAGGACTTCTCGCGCAGGATGTACCGCTGACATGGGTGTTGCTCTCCGTGAGGTGCTGACCGAGTACAAGCATCCCAGAACCTGGGAGACCCTGGCCGGGACCGCCGCCATCGACGGGAACAATGCCCTTTACCAGTTCCTCTCGATCATCCGGCAACCGGACGGCACCCCGCTGATGAACAGCGAAGGGAGGATCACCTCTCACCTCTCCGGGGTCTTCTTCCGCACGCTCCGGTTCCTTGAGAAGGGGATCCGCCCGGTGTATATCTTCGACGGCAAACCCCCTGCTCTGAAACAGGAGACGATCGAGAGCCGGCGGGAGGTGAGACGGGAGGCCGGCGTCCAGTGGGAGGCTGCTCTGGCCCGGGGGGACCAGGAGGAGGCGTACAAACAGGCCCGTGCCTCCTCCCGGGTCACTCCTGAGATCATCGCCACCTCAAAAGAGCTGCTGACCCTGATGGGCGTCCCCTGCGTGCAGGCTCCGTCCGAGGGGGAGGCCCAGGCCGCCTCGATGGCCGCTTCCGGGGCGGTCACCTACGCCGTCTCGCAGGACTACGACTCCCTCCTCTTCGGAGCCCCGCTGCTGGTCAGGAATCTGACCGTCTCGAGCAAACGGCGGGTGCAGGGGAGGACGATCGCAGTCCAGCCCGAGTCGATCCGTCTCGATGAGGTGCTCGGGGGACTCGGGATCACCCGTGAACAGTTGATTGAGGCCGGCATTCTGATCGGCACCGACTTCAACCCCGGCATTAGGGGAGTCGGACCGAAGACAGCGCTGAAGATCGTGAAGAAGGACGGGTTCGCCGACATGATCGCCGAGAAGTTACCGGACTTCGACCCGTCCCCGATCCTACAGTTCTTCCGCTCCCCGCCGGTGATCGCCAACCTCTCCCTGGACTGGCAGCCGCCGGACCAGGCAGGGATCGAGGATCTCCTCTGTGGGGAGTACGGGTTTGCAACAGAACGGGTAAGAACTGCCCTTCAGAAGATCAGCGGCCCTCCCGGGCAGAAGACCCTGGACCGCTGGTTCTGATTTTTTTGCGTTGAAAGTGGAAAAGACGGGGGAGTGATTGGAAAATTTATTCCGTAACCAGCCGGGAAATTTTCCGGGGAACATCCCTTCGTCAAAAACACAGGATGATACCGGACAGAACATTTTTTGGAATATCCACAGAATAATGAATAAGAGGAGATGTCTGGATGAATTTTTTCGAATTTCTTTTCATCACCTCCTCATTACTTCTTATTTTGCTTGGAATTTTTGTTTTCACCCGGGACCCGAAAAGTCCCCTGCACCAGGCATTCCTGTTGTTAACCCTTGGTGCGTTCTGGTGGGCGTTCTCCTTATTCATGTTCAGGTATTCATCCACCTATTCCGAAGCTTACTTCTGGATGAGAATGAGTGCCTTCTGGACGTTTGTCCCTGCTTTATCGTTGAATTTTATCTGGATATTCAGACGATCTGCTGCACAACGGGGGAGTATCTGGATATATCCGTTCATATACATCCCTGCAATAATCTTCTGCATCCTTGAACTGGTAACGGATGTTATCAATGTCAGACCTGTCAGTGAATATTGGGGATATTCCTTTGGTCTGTCAGAAAACCTGTGGATCTATTATATCGAACTCGCATGGGCATTTAGCCTGATCATCATCTCACTGCTCGTCTGCCTTCACTATTACCTGAGTACTCGTGATATCCGGAAGAAGAAGCAATCCCAATTTATTTTGATTGGATTTGCTTGCCCTGCGATTGCTGTTTTCATGTATCTCATCATATTGCCAGTTTTCGGCATCGCGGTTCTACCGGTCATCAGCATCGCTTTTCCAGAGATAGTCATTATTTTTGTCCTCATCTTCTCCATCTTTGTCGGGTATGCGATCTGGAAGTACGATCTCTTTGTCCTGACACCTGCGACAGCGGCCGACACGATCATCTCCACCATGACAGACCTGTTGATCATGCTGGATGGAGAAGAGAACATCGTTGTGGTGAACCGTGCGACGAGGGAGATGCTTGGATATACTGAAGATGAACTCATCGGAAGTCCAGTGAGCATATTGATCGGTGACCACCCTGAAAAACCCGATTTTTTGGCTGATATAATCAACAATGGGGGTTCGCTCTCTGATATAGAGATGGTATGCCGGAAAAAAGACGGGACCGCCATGCCTGTCAGTGTTTCCGGTTCGGTCATTAGTGATAATGCCCGGAGCATCTCCGGCGTTGTCATCGTATTACGGGACATCACCGAACGGAAACAGGCGGAGAATGCACTGATACTGGTATTGGAAAAATTGAAAAAAATTAATCTCCTCTCCAGCATCACCCGGCATGATATCCTCAACCAGCTGACTGTACTGAAAGGCTATCTTGAGCTCGCAGAGACACTGGAACATGATCAGGATATCGTCATGTATCTAAAAGAGATGCAGGAGATAACTGATGTGATCGACGAACAGATATCGTTTATGAAGGATTACGAGGAGATGGGCGTGCGGGAACCTGTATGGCATGATGTTGCTGCAGGAATTCGGCGATCCATTGCCTCCCTCCCGATGCGAAATGTCAGGACGGTGATCGATATGCATGGTGTAGAGGTGTTTGCTGATCCGCTCTTTGAGAAGGTATTCTACAACCTCATCGATAACGCGTTACGGTATGGTGGGGAGAATCTTACCATAATCCGATTCATGGCCACTGAATCTGGTGCGGGAATCCTACTTGTCTGTGAAGATGATGGCAGCGGGATCTCTCCTGATGACAAAAAAAACCTGTTCATGAAAGGATTTGGGAAACATACCGGTCTTGGTCTCTTCCTGGTCAGGGAGATCCTTTCGATCACTGGTATCACCATCACCGAGAACGGGGGGTCGGGACAGGGAGCCCGGTTCGAGATCATCGTGCCGCAGGAAGCGTACCGGTTCCCCGACATGCACTAACGGTGCAACATGTGGGTCCAAAACCCACCTTCACCGGTAATCCCAAATTGATACACAAAAATCCGCTGAATGGAGCGTTCTGGTCACCGGCTGCGTACATATGACCTGCACCCCTCGTTAGAGATTTCCGCTGCATGTGAAGAGAACGAAGGCTGTTAGGTAATGGTGCGTTCACCACTCCACCTGTCAGAAAAAGGATGGATCTGTCGGGGGATGAACGTATTCCCGGGCACGCTACTCGTCAGCAGAACTGCTAACCGCCGGGGCAGGTTCTCTTCTCTCCCGTACAATGACTGAGAACACGAAGGTAGCGATGGAGAGTACGAACCCGATCAGCGTGGAAAAATGGAAGCCATGCATGAATGTGCCAAGATCCAGGTCGGAAAATGCTACAATACCCCCTCCTGCAGTTGTAATCGTAAAAGCCGTTGCATAGAGCGCAATACCAATAACACTTCCGAGATATATTGCCGTGACCATCAGGGATGATCCGGTCCCTTCTTCGCCAGGGGGGGCATGATCTACAACTCTACTGGCAACCGGTCCTCCGGCAAATCCCCAGAACAGGCCCATCAGGATGAGACCTGCTAAGAGCGGAACAACTCCCATCTCCGGGAGAATTATCAGGTAGATTCCGTTCACTGCAATCAATACCAGACATGCTGCAAGAGCGAACGGTCTGCGGCCGATACTATCCGACCATCTCCCGAGCGGGATCCCGATGATCGTCGTGAGTGCGGGTGGAATCAGCAGATACAGACCGCTCATTGCCGTATCGAACTGCATGCCCGCCTGCAGGAAGAACGGCAGGAGGTACAGCATCCCCGCGTATATAACATTCATGATGAGAAATGCGAGGAATACTGCAGTGAATCTCCATGCGGTAAAGACCCGGATGTTCATCAGCGGCGTTGTACACCGGAGTTCTCGAAGAAGAAACGCGATGGTACATACAAGACAGAGAACGGTGCAGATCTGTATTTGCTGATCGGTGATGCCCAGATGGGGAATACGTTCCAGGGTATAAACCCCGAATCCCATCATGCCGAAGAGCGCGACAGCACCGAACAGGTCGAACGGCTGTTTTTTCCGGGTGTTGTCCTCTGGAATGACATGCAGGGCAAACGGCAGAGCAAGGAGTCCTATTGGGATATTGATCAGGAAGACCCAGTGCCAGGAGAGGTAGTGAGTGAGGAACCCGCCGATCGCAGGGCCTGCAGCAAATCCGATGGAGCTTGCCATGGTCATGGCACCAAGGGCCATCCCCAGCATGGTTTTTGGGAGGTATGTCACGCAGAGCAGGGGTGCGGATGCAGCGATCATGGCCGCCCCTATTCCCTGGAATATGCGGGAGACAAGAAGTATTCCAAAATCGGGAGAGAGTCCGCATACGGCGGATCCCAGGGTGAAGATGAGGAGGCCGCCGAGGAATATCTTTCGGAGAAGACCGCGTTCTGCAACTTTTCCAAAGACGAGAATGAGTCCTGCCATCATCAAGAGATAGGTGATGACGACCCAGGAGACCGTCCCAGTATCGGTGCCGAATGATTCGGATATCTGCGGGAGGACAACATTCACAATAGAACCATCGAGCCCGTCCAACAGCATCCCGATTGTGGCAGCAATGAGGAGGAGTTTCTGATACAGGGGGTCGGTGATGATTCTGGACATGTGGGAAGAAAGTCTGTTGAGAAGGTTCCTATATGTTTGTGTTATCGGTGTGATGGATGGTCTGTATCGGGAGGATTTGCTTGATTCTCAAGGGTATGCCGCTTCCCGGGAAAGGGGGCAGGCATTCCTGAACAGATGACGGTGGGGAGATACTCTCCTTCCCATTCTGAGGCTATATCAATGCGGAATAAGGTAACCAGACGAATAACTGCAATTATTTTTTCACTCAACGCCGCACTTATGTCTCTTCTCTGTGTATGATTAACTACGACACCGTGCTCTCCCTGATAAGAGCGGATGTACTGGTGTCACAGATGCGAACATGAAAGCCTGCCCATTCAACCTGGTACATACCCGGTTACAATGGGACCGGTGTATCCAGGTCTGATCACAATGGCAGAGAAGTTAACAATGGTGAAAGAATGAAGTTCAGATCGAAGTATCTTATGTCAGGGGTTTTGATGCTCCTGCTGATATCTCTGACCCTGATAGGATCAGTCAGTGCCGAGACAAAGATAAACAGTCTCCCGTACACGATTACATCTCCAGGAAACTATGTCCTGGGAGATTATTCCCATGACTACAAGGGTTCCGTGGGTATCACTGTCATGTCCTCAGATGTGACGATAGATGGACAAAACCTTGAATTCAGTGCAGTGGACAAATTGGATTCCAACTCCATTGGTATCAAGGTCTCGAGTTACATGAAGTGTGGAGTCCTGTACACGCCCCACAATGTGAAAATTCAGAATTTCAAAATTAGCGGGTTTGCCACTGGTATCGTCTTCGACAGGGTCAAGGACTCTGTTATTACGAAGAACGAATTCATGGACAACGTCAAAAGTGTAACCCTCAAATCGACCACCCATACTACAATCAATTACAATACCTTCACCAAGGATACAGGGGTCGGGATCACAGCAGAATCCGGATCAACTGAAACAGGTATCCTTACAAACACCTTCAACTCCGAGAAGCTTGCAATGCAGCTGAACGGTGGTTCGACCACTGCGACGATCAAGGGGAACAAAGTTTTAGCAACCACCGATCCCGAAGATGCCGAGAATATCGGGATTAAGATCGACGGATCGAGCGGAAATGCAATCTACAACAACCTCTTCAACACCTTCAACAATGTGAAGGCGACCAACACCGCCAACACCTGGTACCTGCCCACTCTTGGAAGGAACATCGTTGGGGGAGATTCGATCGGCGGTAACGCCTGGATGATGCCGGATGATACCGGATTTTCACAGATTAAGTCCGACGACAATGGGGATGGATTCGTAGATACACCCTATATCATCAACAACCTGAACAAGGACGTGATGCCACTGAAGGCCTGATGAGAACATAGAAGTACTACCATTCTCATATTTGCGATGCCGGCCGGTCCCGTAACCCGGGACTCCGGTCAGGTATCACCTCCTTCTGGTCAATTCTGTTTAGAGAATCTGATTCCTGTAAAACACGCTGCCATCAGCAGGAGCGCACCCCGCTTCGCAGGGCTCGCATAGAAACGTCCTCCTGCTGAACTGCTGAAGAACGCTACCTGACGATGTATCTGCAGTAACGTCCGGATGATGCCTGATGTCGACGGAGATGGATCTTTTGACAGCACGAACTGCCAGCCGACAGTCACCGCAACACGCTTTTTCACCAGGCAGGAACCAGGACCTTCTGCTGAAGTTCCCTGCAGTCGACCAGATCTGAGATGAGAGATTTCAGAACCATTTCAATGTGAAACTGGTAGACTGAACGAATAACTGCAATTATTTTTTCACTCAACGCCGGACTTATCTCTCTTCTCGTGTATGATTACCTGTGACACGGTGATTCCCGGGATGTTGATGGGAGTCGTGGTGTCACGGATATACGCTGAAAAATTGTGTATTCAGCCCGATCACCATGCCCTCTTCCAAGGGGGCTGTCGATATCCTGGTATGAGCACAATGCTGGAGAAGAGTGAAAAATGAAGATCGGATCACAGTATCTCATATCAGGGGCCCTGATGCTTGCTGATATCCCGACCTCAGTTGGATCGGTCAGTGCCGAAACGGATTTCCGACCTCCGCCGTACATGATTACGGATCCGGGCACCTCTGTGCTGGCGGGTACTTTCAAGGATTGTCAGGGTGCTCTGGGTTTCATTGATAGGACGTCAAATGTGGTGATCGACAGTGAGGTCAGAGAGAACAGACTGGTATCTTGGTCGCGATCATCATGGAATTGTCAGAGCCAATAGATCTCCTCCAATGTGAGCGTTCAGCATTTCATTCTGGTGAATACAACACCGCCGTCGACACTTTCAATAGAGTGGAGGCGCCAGCACCAGGAGCATGACCACCGAACAGCGCCGGCAGTCCATCGATCGAGGATGATACCTGATGACAAGTGAGGGTGGATGTGTGGATGCCCCTCTCTCATCATCAACAGGAAGAAGGATGTGATGCTGCTGAAGGTCTGAAGGGAATGTGAGACTCAGAATCACCTATCTATTTGCGATGCCGGACAGATCCGCAACCTGGGGTCTGACCTGGCACCACCTCCTTGTAGTCGATCCACTTTTGAAGATACGCTCTTCTCTCAAACGCTTGTCGGGTTCGCATCGAAATGATCCGTCTCTCTGTGCCAGCGAAAAGGACCTTCTCTCTCCAGATCACAACCTGCACATTTATACCACGAAAAGGGAAGATCCTGCTGATATGTACCCGGGGACAGGAGAACCTCAAAAGAACAGGGTTATCCCCGGCAGCGTGATCCACCTCTTATGGGGCATGGTTCTTCTTACTATCCCCTTTTGTGCCCTGATCGTGTTTATTCCCCTGGAGATATACCGGTTTTATGGTAATTTCCTTGAGGTGGGCGTTGCCCTCATCTGCATGATATCCTGCCTGTATGCCTATCGCGCCTGGTCGGAACGAATCATTATCGTACTTGCTGCATTTGCTTTTGGTGAATATGCACTCTCCAACACGTTCTGGTACCTGTACTCGATCGTGCTCGGGAGACAGAATGTATTCTTTACCATATCTGAACTGGGATTTATAGGATTCATGCTCTTTTTTATCGTTGCATTCCGCATCGAATTCCCACAGAAACCCCGCCCGGTTTCATCACGAATCGTGATGGGGTCCCTTTTTTTGTTCATTGCTCTACTGGTTCTGGGGATATCTGGTGTGACCCTGAACACGGCCCTGTTTATATTCCGTCTTCTGATTCTGACACTGTTCATGGATGGCGCGTTGGACCATGGCGTTGATCAGCATCCCCTGCTCTGGCCGGGCATCTGCCTGTGGAGTTCTGCCTCTATCCTTGATGGACTCAGAGATACTGTCGTTATTACGTACGCCGAAAGGGTTGGAGCGATACCTTTCACCGCAAACCATCTGACCGCGTATGATCTTTTGAGTATTGTCGGGCCGCTCTTTATCCTCTCCTTCCTTCTGATTCAACTGGGGATTTTCAGGTATATCAATTCCCAAAAGAACTGAATTTCTACGGGGATCGTATCAGGGCGATGTGAAATCGATCACTGCCAGATGACAGGGGATCCATTACAGGGAATCAGTCTTTTTAAACAGGATTGGCAGGTTCACATGGTAGCAGGTGAGCAGAAAGAAGAACAAGACCACCGGGAAGATGAGATCGATGATGGTGCCGATCAACTGGTAATGTTCTGATAACAGGTTGAAGATCGCGTGGATTGTTACGGCAAGCGTATAAAACCCGAACAAGAGGATCGGAAGCGCTCCACGGTCAAAATTTTTGATAAGGACAATGCCATACCCGATGATCCCGCATGTGCACCCATGCATCAGGGAGGTTGAAAACGACCGGGCGAGGATACTCAAAACAGGTACGAGCGTGAGCTGGAGGGCACTGGGATCGATGACAGTCCAGGTTTCAATGATGGAGAATCCAATGCCTGCAGCCATCGCATAGGTCAGCAGATCTTCGTCGCTGTTCTTTACACCCATGATAACTGGAATGATGATCGGAAGTGCCTTGAAAAATTCTTCCACGAGAGGGGATACCGTAAGGGAGTAGGGGAGTGTGGGAAATGCAGGGGAAAATATCGGAAAAAGAAGGTTTACCGGTATGGTTGCTACAATACCCCAGAGGAGATAGATCATGAATTTTTTACCACGGTAGCCTATAAACGCTATAAGAAAAAGGATAGGCAGAAGGTAGGCGGCTACAAGGATGATCTCCATATCAGTTCTCCTGCAAACGGGGAATCTCTTCAGACAGAATCCGACCCTGCTGTGAAACAGCGCCGTGACTGGCGTGTGGATCTCTCTCTCACAGATATCAGGTTTTTACAGATAATAAGATCAGGGGTGGATGGTGTCGAGACGACATTGAAACGCCCGGATCTGATGAGTGAAATTTTTTTTTCAGTTATCAGCGGGTATTTATGAATTCACAACAAGATTAAGAATCAATGTAATGGCTGGTGTGGTCGATGACCGACCCGCCGGCACTGTCATCGATATGAGCGTATGCCTTGCATCATTCAACGGTTCATCACCTGATAAGTCCCTGACAGAAGAGGGCCGGGTGTGGACCTGTCGGTTGGGTGATGAATGCAGATATGGTATGGAGTTTAATTATGGATGAAGTAAGGGACGGGGGAGGCATTGTCCAGCGAAGATCGGGGTTTTCATTCGGTACCGGGAGATATGCCGATGGTACTGATGAATTTTCGGCAATTGATGAACCTGCCGATATGACGGAAAAGGTGATCTTTCTTGAGCCAGGGGAGGAGAGAGCCCAGAATATTGTAAAGGCGATGGCTCACCAGAATGCCGGGGACGTCGTTCAGCTCCTCTCACTGGAAGGGCCGCTCCGGCTCTCCATTATTGCTGAACGGCTGGATATTTCCTTAAATACTGCAAAATATCATATTGAAAACCTTATGAATGCTGGAATCCTGGAGATCTCCGATACCCGGTACAGTGTGAAAGGGAAGAAAGTCAAGATCTACCGATTGAAGAACCAGGTCTTCATCGTCGCTCCAAAGATGACCTGTCTTGCGGAGGTCCGAAGGGCTCTGACGAAATACTGCACAGCCCTTGGGATCTTTATCAGTGTATTTGGTGTTGCGCTGGTCCAGCCGTTTGTAGATCTGCCAGCGGTTCCTCTGCAACTATCCGGATCGATTCAGCCGGGTTCAACGGTCCCGACAGCAGTTCTGACAGATAGTGGTATCATCCCGGCGTTGATCATTGCAGCGGCAGTCACCCTTCTCCTGCTGGTGATCTATGAGATGCATACCACCTGGAAGAACCGGCAATCCTGTGTTTGACCAGTGGAACCTGATATCGTCAGGGTACTCTCTAAAATAGGGATATTTCGGGTCAGCCCGTAATTCCCACTTATTTAATTTTAATTCTATTGTTCACAGTTGCTTCCAGACGAACCGGAACCGTTGGTAGGCAGTGTAGTGACCGAGCACCCCAAAGAGGCCGAGTACCCAGCCGAGCTGGGTCAGCCCAAAGTACTGACCCGGGAAGATCATACCGAGGATCCCGGCCAGGATCACCAGCACGAGCCGGTCGGCCCGGCCGAGCAGCCCGCCGTAGTACCGCCCGACTCCGACGGCCTGGGCCTGGGTACCTAAGTATGACGACATCAGCACCCCGGTCAGGGCGAAGACCCCGATCTGCCAGGAGACCGCACCGCCCGCGAAGATACCGGTGATGATGAAGATGTCGGCGTACCGGTCGACGGCGTGGTCGAGGAAGTCCCCTTTCTTGGACTGAAGGCTACCGGCCCTGGCCACCGCCCCGTCCAGCGCATCGAAGACGGCGTTCAGGGCGACCATCACCACTCCAAGGCCGAGTGAACCTTTATAGAATGCGACCCCCGCTCCGCCGGCCGCAAAGAACGAGAGGATCGTCAGGGCGTTGGGGGTCAGGTGCAGTCTCTGCGCCAGGGCGACGAACGGGGGGAAGAAACGGGCCACATGCGGGCGGTAGGAGTCGAGGGTCATAGCAGGTCTCCGAGCATCGTCGACCAGTCGATCGATCCGCAGGACGGGGGGACCGTTCCGTTGACGAACCCCTCGATCAGGTCGGCGCAGTCCTCTGGTGAACGGTCGGTGGTATCGATCTCCAGCAGGTTCTCCTCTCCATGAATATCGTAGGCCTCGGAGAGGATCAGGTCCATCGCTTCGGCCTCGCAGTTCTCCCGGATCTTTTCGGCACTGTACCCCCGGCTTTCCAGCCTGACGCTGAGCCGGTCGGGCCGGCACCTGAGCACCACAATGCGGTCAACGGCGAGGAGATGGACGAGGTGTCCCTCGATGAACGGGGCGGTCGGTGTATACCTGTCAGCCCAGGCATCGGCGTCGACGATCCGGGCATCACGTTCCTCGTCCCTGCCGGTGAGGAACGGCTCCATCGTATCGTTCTGCCGGATCACCTGATACCCGCGGCTCTGCAGCACCCCACTGACCACACTCTTCCCCGTTCCCGGGGTCCCGGTGATTCCACAGGTCATATTCTGTTGATCTCTTCGATAAAACGTTCGTTCTCCCATGCATCCCCGATCGAGACCCGGACATAGTGGTCGCCGAGGCCGGGGAACGACCGGCACGACCGGATCAGTACTCCCCTGCCTGCCAGGGTGGCAACGACATCGTC is part of the Methanosphaerula palustris E1-9c genome and encodes:
- a CDS encoding CBS domain-containing protein — encoded protein: MDLSLIQKDILITLITLYHQHSHPIKGEEIAEVIKRNPGTIRNQMQALKALELVDGVPGPKGGYNPTARAYKELSISVADGEAKVRITRRGEELPGVSATEIDFTTLCHPDVCHAVVKVIGSVKGFDIGDQVAIGPTPVNKLFVRGEVFGKDEVDQGLIISISEMISLPKLPIRCYMSTPLLTLATSATISEAIHLFHTRNIHGAPVMDDEAMKGIVTISDIVRAIDEGLPVSAPVSTVMTPDVIEADGGVRLFEVVKRFKEREIGRLIVVENGSPVGILTQSDVLRVFPTD
- a CDS encoding presenilin family intramembrane aspartyl protease PSH, coding for MKLTNLIPFFGILLMLLIVETGAVLFAPLMKSAGITAFEDPTSLTDPVIFIVIMLAFTLFLLVLIRANHLKLISAVIGLSIWLTFVYIFQALVFPLLSDPLLGLGLAVLLGALASLLLYRYPEWYVIDGLGLLLGAGVAAIFGVSLGLLPVLLLLLLLAVYDAISVYRTKHMIALAEGVIGLKTPILFVVPKKRDYSFIRDGVGDLGGDGERGAFIIGMGDLIMPSILVVSAAVFLPATLPLGLNLPALGAMAGSVVGLAVLLWFVNTGKPQAGLPPLNGGTILGFLLGCAATGAWAWLTLL
- the fen gene encoding flap endonuclease-1; amino-acid sequence: MGVALREVLTEYKHPRTWETLAGTAAIDGNNALYQFLSIIRQPDGTPLMNSEGRITSHLSGVFFRTLRFLEKGIRPVYIFDGKPPALKQETIESRREVRREAGVQWEAALARGDQEEAYKQARASSRVTPEIIATSKELLTLMGVPCVQAPSEGEAQAASMAASGAVTYAVSQDYDSLLFGAPLLVRNLTVSSKRRVQGRTIAVQPESIRLDEVLGGLGITREQLIEAGILIGTDFNPGIRGVGPKTALKIVKKDGFADMIAEKLPDFDPSPILQFFRSPPVIANLSLDWQPPDQAGIEDLLCGEYGFATERVRTALQKISGPPGQKTLDRWF
- a CDS encoding PAS domain S-box protein; the protein is MFVFTRDPKSPLHQAFLLLTLGAFWWAFSLFMFRYSSTYSEAYFWMRMSAFWTFVPALSLNFIWIFRRSAAQRGSIWIYPFIYIPAIIFCILELVTDVINVRPVSEYWGYSFGLSENLWIYYIELAWAFSLIIISLLVCLHYYLSTRDIRKKKQSQFILIGFACPAIAVFMYLIILPVFGIAVLPVISIAFPEIVIIFVLIFSIFVGYAIWKYDLFVLTPATAADTIISTMTDLLIMLDGEENIVVVNRATREMLGYTEDELIGSPVSILIGDHPEKPDFLADIINNGGSLSDIEMVCRKKDGTAMPVSVSGSVISDNARSISGVVIVLRDITERKQAENALILVLEKLKKINLLSSITRHDILNQLTVLKGYLELAETLEHDQDIVMYLKEMQEITDVIDEQISFMKDYEEMGVREPVWHDVAAGIRRSIASLPMRNVRTVIDMHGVEVFADPLFEKVFYNLIDNALRYGGENLTIIRFMATESGAGILLVCEDDGSGISPDDKKNLFMKGFGKHTGLGLFLVREILSITGITITENGGSGQGARFEIIVPQEAYRFPDMH
- a CDS encoding MFS transporter, whose translation is MSRIITDPLYQKLLLIAATIGMLLDGLDGSIVNVVLPQISESFGTDTGTVSWVVITYLLMMAGLILVFGKVAERGLLRKIFLGGLLIFTLGSAVCGLSPDFGILLVSRIFQGIGAAMIAASAPLLCVTYLPKTMLGMALGAMTMASSIGFAAGPAIGGFLTHYLSWHWVFLINIPIGLLALPFALHVIPEDNTRKKQPFDLFGAVALFGMMGFGVYTLERIPHLGITDQQIQICTVLCLVCTIAFLLRELRCTTPLMNIRVFTAWRFTAVFLAFLIMNVIYAGMLYLLPFFLQAGMQFDTAMSGLYLLIPPALTTIIGIPLGRWSDSIGRRPFALAACLVLIAVNGIYLIILPEMGVVPLLAGLILMGLFWGFAGGPVASRVVDHAPPGEEGTGSSLMVTAIYLGSVIGIALYATAFTITTAGGGIVAFSDLDLGTFMHGFHFSTLIGFVLSIATFVFSVIVRERREPAPAVSSSADE
- a CDS encoding NosD domain-containing protein: MLLLISLTLIGSVSAETKINSLPYTITSPGNYVLGDYSHDYKGSVGITVMSSDVTIDGQNLEFSAVDKLDSNSIGIKVSSYMKCGVLYTPHNVKIQNFKISGFATGIVFDRVKDSVITKNEFMDNVKSVTLKSTTHTTINYNTFTKDTGVGITAESGSTETGILTNTFNSEKLAMQLNGGSTTATIKGNKVLATTDPEDAENIGIKIDGSSGNAIYNNLFNTFNNVKATNTANTWYLPTLGRNIVGGDSIGGNAWMMPDDTGFSQIKSDDNGDGFVDTPYIINNLNKDVMPLKA